In the genome of Muntiacus reevesi chromosome 5, mMunRee1.1, whole genome shotgun sequence, one region contains:
- the LOC136168923 gene encoding thymosin beta-4-like — translation MSDKPDMTEIEKFDKSKLKKTETQEKNPLPSKETIEQVKQAGES, via the coding sequence ATGTCTGACAAACCTGATATGACTGAGATTGAAAAGTTCGATAAATCgaaattgaagaaaacagaaacgCAAGAGAAAAATCCACTGCCTTCAAAAGAAACTATTGAACAGGTGAAGCAAGCAGGCGAATCCTAA